A genomic segment from Triticum dicoccoides isolate Atlit2015 ecotype Zavitan chromosome 1A, WEW_v2.0, whole genome shotgun sequence encodes:
- the LOC119276129 gene encoding ran-binding protein 1 homolog c-like, whose amino-acid sequence MADKEPVVERPVAEEEGEDSAAAAAAGEEEDTGAQVAPIVRLEEVAVTTGEEDEDSLLDMKAKLYRFDKDGNQWKERGTGTVKLLKHKENGKVRLVMRQAKTLKICANHLVISTTKMQEHAGSDKSCVWHAADFADGELKDEMFAIRFGTVENCKKFKDLVDEIAESLAKNEGGESEEGSSAAGLLEKLSVSESKPEESAAKEESTDASKETETKAATAPSE is encoded by the exons ATGGCGGACAAGGAGCCCGTCGTGGAGCGCCCCGTCGCGGAGGAGGAAGGCGAGgactccgccgccgcggccgccgccggcgaggaggaggacacCGGTGCCCAGGTCGCCCCCATCGTGCGGCTCGAGGAGGTCGCCGTCACCACCGGCGAGGAGGACGAGGACTCTCTCCTCGACAT GAAGGCGAAGCTATACAGGTTCGACAAGGACGGGAACCAGTGGAAGGAGAGGGGCACGGGCACCGTCAAGCTGCTCAAGCATAAGGAGAACGGCAAGGTCCGCCTTGTTATGCGCCAGGCCAAGACGCTTAAGATCTGCGCCAACCACCTAG TGATCTCGACCACGAAGATGCAGGAACACGCCGGCAGCGACAAGTCCTGTGTCTGGCACGCGGCAGACTTTGCTGACGGAGAGCTTAAGGATGAGATGTTTGCCATCCGGTTTGGCACCGTGGAGA ATTGCAAGAAGTTTAAGGACTTGGTTGACGAGATCGCTGAGTCGCTTGCAAAGAATGAGGGCGGTGAAAGCGAAGAAGGTTCTTCTGCGGCTGGACTGCTGGAGAAACTTAGTGTAAGCGAAAGCAAACCTGAGGAAAGTGCAGCTAAGGAGGAATCGACTGATGCTAGCAAGGAGACAGAAACCAAAGCCGCAACAGCCCCCTCAGAGTAG